One region of Vitis vinifera cultivar Pinot Noir 40024 chromosome 1, ASM3070453v1 genomic DNA includes:
- the LOC100265557 gene encoding gibberellin-regulated protein 11, with protein MGIRVLLLVTIMLFCIAEASSDDNNIFEHQHNQAVKGSAGRRLLPFLDCGGLCKERCSLHSRPNVCTRACGTCCVRCKCVPPGTYGNREMCGTCYTEMTTHGNKPKCP; from the exons ATGGGTATACGCGTGCTTCTTCTCGTGACTATTATGCTCTTCTGCATTGCTGAG GCTTCATCTGATGATAATAACATATTCGAACATCAACATAATCAG GCGGTCAAAGGATCAGCTGGCAGGAGGCTTCTGCCTTTCTTgg ACTGTGGAGGGCTGTGCAAGGAGAGGTGCAGTTTGCACTCAAGACCGAACGTTTGCACCAGAGCATGTGGGACGTGCTGTGTTAGGTGCAAATGCGTTCCTCCAGGCACCTATGGAAACAGAGAAATGTGTGGGACTTGCTACACCGAGATGACCACCCACGGCAACAAGCCCAAGTGCCCTTAG
- the LOC100260341 gene encoding UDP-glycosyltransferase 74B1, with protein sequence MYSITLVSHVIRPFWGRGEIELLPQLIPFYKGGYCRRNETQQQKGEKEMEYRGHVVVVPYPSQGHINPLLQFAKRLASKGVKATLATTRYTVNFIRAPNIGVEPISDGFDEGGFAQAGKEDVYLNAFKANGSRTLSQLIHKHQHTTHPINCVLYDSFLPWALNVAREHGIHGAAFFTNSATVCAIFCRIHHGLLTLPVKLEDTPLLLPGLPPLNFPDLPTFVKFPESYPAYLTMKLSQYSNLDNVDWVIGNSFEELEGEAAKSISELWPGMLVGPMVPSAYLDGRIDGDKGYGASLWKPLSDKCIKWLEKKAPQSVVYVSFGSMVSLSAKQMEEIAWGLKASGQHFLWVVKESERSKLPEGFIDSAEEQGLIVTWCNQLEMLAHEAIGCFVSHCGWNSTLEGLSLGVPMVGVPQWTDQHTDAKFVEEIWEVGVRAKEDELGIVRRGELLMCLKEVMVGKRSEEIKRNAGKWRRLAKEAISEGGSSDQCINQFVEQLMSAAKKGESI encoded by the exons ATGTACTCAATAACATTGGTATCCCATGTGATCAGGCCCTTCTGGGGCCGAGGAGAAATTGAACTGCTGCCGCAACTGATCCCATTCTATAAAGGAGGATACTGCAGGCGGAATGAAACACAGCAgcagaaaggagaaaaagaaatggaGTACAGAGGTCATGTAGTAGTGGTACCTTACCCCAGCCAAGGACACATCAATCCTCTCCTCCAATTCGCCAAACGCCTAGCCTCGAAGGGTGTCAAAGCTACACTAGCAACAACCCGTTACACAGTCAACTTCATCCGTGCACCAAATATTGGGGTGGAGCCCATCTCTGATGGCTTCGATGAGGGTGGTTTTGCTCAAGCTGGAAAGGAGGATGTATACCTCAATGCATTCAAGGCCAACGGCTCCAGAACTCTGTCCCAACTCATCCACAAGCACCAACACACTACCCACCCAATCAATTGTGTTTTATACGATTCATTTCTCCCATGGGCTCTAAATGTTGCCAGGGAACATGGCATACACGGAGCTGCGTTTTTCACAAACTCCGCCACCGTGTGCGCCATATTCTGCCGCATACACCATGGCCTACTTACTTTGCCGGTGAAGCTAGAGGACACTCCCTTGTTGCTGCCTGGTTTGCCTCCATTGAACTTCCCAGACTTGCCAACTTTTGTTAAGTTCCCAGAAAGCTACCCGGCTTACTTGACTATGAAATTGAGCCAGTATTCTAATTTGGACAACGTTGATTGGGTAATTGGGAACTCCTTTGAGGAATTAGAAGGCGAG GCGGCAAAATCCATATCAGAGCTCTGGCCAGGGATGTTGGTCGGTCCAATGGTGCCGTCAGCCTACCTGGATGGCCGGATTGATGGGGACAAAGGATATGGAGCGAGTCTATGGAAGCCACTGAGCGACAAGTGCATCAAATGGCTGGAAAAGAAGGCACCCCAGTCGGTGGTGTACGTCTCCTTTGGAAGTATGGTGTCACTGTCGGCAAAACAAATGGAAGAGATCGCGTGGGGATTGAAGGCGAGTGGGCAACATTTCCTGTGGGTGGTGAAGGAGTCCGAACGAAGTAAATTGCCAGAAGGATTCATAGACTCAGCAGAGGAGCAGGGTCTAATCGTGACATGGTGCAACCAACTGGAAATGCTAGCACATGAAGCCATCGGGTGCTTTGTATCACACTGTGGGTGGAATTCAACGCTAGAAGGGCTGAGCTTGGGTGTGCCCATGGTGGGAGTGCCACAATGGACTGACCAACACACTGATGCTAAGTTTGTGGAGGAGATTTGGGAAGTGGGGGTGAGAGCTAAGGAGGATGAGTTGGGAATTGTAAGGAGAGGAGAACTCTTAATGTGCTTGAAGGAAGTAATGGTAGGGAAGAGAAGCGAAGAGATCAAGAGGAATGCCGGTAAATGGAGGCGATTGGCCAAGGAAGCCATCAGTGAAGGAGGGAGCTCTGATCAATGCATTAACCAATTTGTGGAGCAGTTGATGTCTGCAGCTAAGAAAGGAGAAAGTATTTGA